A stretch of DNA from Mesorhizobium onobrychidis:
CAAGAGTATGTTGTCGAATTTTGAGAATGAGATTCTTCTTGCCGCCCGCCTGCTGCTTGGCGGCGCGTTCGTCTTTGCCGGCCTGCGCAACATCCAGAACGCGGGCCTCCTGACCCAGATGATGACGACACGCGGCGTGCCGCAGGCGCGGCTGATGCTGCGGCTCGGCATCGTCCTTCAGATCGTCGCCGGAGGGCTGGTGATTGCAGGCATCTGGACCGCTCTTGCGGCGGCATGTCTGATCCTCTTCCTGCTGGTCGCGACACCGATGTTCAACAATTTCTGGGATCACCAGGGTTCGGAGCGCGCCGCCCGCATCAACGGCTTTGTCGGCAATGTCGCGCTGACCGGAGGATTTCTAGCGCTGATGGGCCAGGCACTTTAAGGAGAATCGCGCAGCCGATATGGTATGAATTGTCATCTGCGCATTAATCGCTCCGTTGCGATTGCCTCGTATGATTGGCTCAGTTTCGCTTGTCGGAGCCTTTATGGAGCAAAGCTGGA
This window harbors:
- a CDS encoding DoxX family protein, with translation MLSNFENEILLAARLLLGGAFVFAGLRNIQNAGLLTQMMTTRGVPQARLMLRLGIVLQIVAGGLVIAGIWTALAAACLILFLLVATPMFNNFWDHQGSERAARINGFVGNVALTGGFLALMGQAL